One window from the genome of Deltaproteobacteria bacterium encodes:
- a CDS encoding ABC transporter ATP-binding protein, with protein sequence MSLDSLRGLEDEPVLGKAYDARLIRRLWRYVLPYRQRFALVMLLIPVASAAQLAQPYLLKIAIDEHIAVGKLEGLGLLAGALIAALVVQLMVTFAELYQLQALGVRSTNDLRMHVFSKVQRLPQRTFHQVPLGRLMTRMTNDIENITEMFAGGVVTMIADFVTLLGIVAVMLWIDWKLALISFAVVPPLAFLVNAFRLRAREAFRLTRSLVSRINTYLQENLSGMSVVQAFVREKHNLGVFRRLNGDYRDAYFLAIRYDALLYSVVEMIGSVAVAGIVWYAAGDIASGVLTFGVLVAFVEYIQKFFIPIRDLSAKYTVMQSAMASAERVFGLLDAEVAPGGALESLPPLADALRFEGVSYSYDGRERVLRGVDLEVRKGERVALVGATGSGKSTLVRLLLRLYEPGGPLAQGTITFDGRDIRELDPRSLRSHFAVVLQDAFLFQGTLAENITLGEETFTPEEIAAAARGARVDALAARRSEGLQAAVDERGSNLSAGERQLVAFARALIRDPEILVLDEATASVDSETEALLQEAMETLLEDRTAIIIAHRLSTIERADRVVVLHQGRVVEEGPHAELLARGGYYARLYELQYGGGTETSSRTT encoded by the coding sequence ATGTCGCTTGACTCCCTCCGCGGCCTCGAGGACGAGCCCGTCCTCGGCAAGGCCTACGACGCCCGCCTGATCCGGCGCCTCTGGCGCTACGTACTGCCCTACCGCCAGCGCTTCGCCCTGGTGATGCTGCTCATCCCGGTGGCCTCGGCGGCGCAGCTGGCGCAGCCCTACCTGCTGAAGATCGCCATCGACGAGCACATCGCGGTGGGCAAGCTGGAGGGGCTGGGCCTGCTGGCCGGCGCGCTGATCGCCGCGCTCGTGGTGCAGCTGATGGTCACCTTCGCCGAGCTCTACCAGCTGCAGGCCCTCGGCGTGCGCTCGACGAACGATCTTCGGATGCACGTCTTCTCCAAGGTGCAGCGCCTGCCCCAGCGCACCTTCCACCAGGTGCCCCTCGGCCGGCTGATGACCCGGATGACCAACGACATCGAGAACATCACCGAGATGTTCGCCGGGGGCGTGGTCACGATGATCGCCGACTTCGTCACCCTCCTGGGCATCGTGGCGGTGATGCTCTGGATCGACTGGAAGCTGGCCCTGATCTCCTTCGCCGTCGTCCCGCCGCTGGCCTTCCTGGTGAACGCCTTCCGACTCCGGGCCCGGGAGGCCTTCCGGCTGACCCGCTCCCTGGTCTCGCGGATCAACACCTACCTGCAGGAGAACCTCTCCGGCATGAGCGTCGTGCAGGCCTTCGTGCGGGAGAAGCACAACCTGGGGGTCTTCCGGCGGCTCAACGGCGACTACCGGGACGCCTACTTCCTGGCCATCCGCTACGACGCGCTCCTCTACTCCGTGGTGGAGATGATCGGCTCGGTGGCCGTGGCCGGCATCGTCTGGTACGCGGCCGGCGACATCGCCTCGGGGGTCCTCACCTTCGGGGTGCTGGTGGCCTTCGTGGAGTACATCCAGAAGTTCTTCATCCCCATCCGGGACCTCTCGGCGAAGTACACCGTGATGCAGTCGGCCATGGCCTCGGCCGAGCGGGTCTTCGGTCTCCTCGACGCCGAGGTCGCGCCGGGCGGAGCGCTGGAGTCCCTCCCGCCCCTCGCCGACGCCCTGCGCTTCGAGGGCGTGAGCTACAGCTACGACGGCCGGGAGCGGGTGCTCCGCGGGGTCGATCTCGAGGTCCGCAAGGGCGAGCGGGTGGCCCTGGTGGGCGCCACCGGCTCCGGCAAGAGCACCCTCGTCCGCCTGCTGTTGCGCCTCTACGAGCCCGGCGGACCGCTCGCCCAGGGGACGATCACCTTCGACGGACGGGACATCCGCGAGCTCGACCCTCGCTCCCTGCGCTCCCACTTCGCGGTGGTGCTGCAGGACGCCTTCCTCTTCCAGGGGACCCTGGCGGAGAACATAACGCTGGGCGAGGAGACCTTCACCCCGGAGGAGATCGCCGCCGCGGCTCGCGGCGCCCGGGTCGACGCCCTGGCGGCGCGTCGCAGCGAGGGGCTGCAGGCGGCCGTGGACGAGCGCGGCTCGAACCTCTCGGCGGGGGAGCGGCAGCTGGTCGCCTTCGCCCGGGCCCTGATCCGGGATCCCGAGATCCTCGTCCTCGACGAGGCCACCGCCAGCGTGGACAGCGAGACCGAGGCCCTCCTGCAGGAGGCGATGGAGACCCTCCTCGAGGACCGCACCGCGATCATCATCGCCCACCGCCTCTCCACCATCGAGCGGGCGGACCGGGTGGTGGTGCTCCATCAGGGCCGGGTGGTCGAGGAGGGACCCCACGCCGAGCTGCTGGCCCGCGGGGGCTACTACGCACGGCTCTACGAGTTGCAGTATGGAGGGGGCACGGAGACGAGCTCGAGGACGACATGA
- a CDS encoding radical SAM protein, with translation MKAFRRGQLNNFAQLTMPYLAGFVGPGHQVTLVDEYNDTVDLEGRWDLVAITCNTPNARHVYQLSAELRSRGSTVVLGGPHVSLLPDEAAEHADAIVVGEAEHTWPELLRDAERGRLARIYRSEEAPSLEGLPIARRDLIRRRPLLGCTIIATRGCPHRCRYCNLRQIYHDALRFRPVAEVVEEVRGFRSPFFAFWDDQLFMNRTYAQRLFQALEGLGRRWAAMVTPASAQDDQLLAAAARAGCSCLFLGLESISTGSLKGVGKGFNRVVDYGDIVGRIHRHGLLAQAGIVFGFDGDDPGIFERTLDEARRIGIDGATVSILTPFPGSPLFEELESEGRLLTHDWSYFNGKTAVTFRPRRMDPAQLWEGYRWFRRRFFSRREILRRCRRSGVSPLTSLALNWGYRRTLTSEIPGHPLPGSAPRPRGEGKTELG, from the coding sequence GTGAAGGCCTTCAGGCGAGGCCAGCTCAACAACTTCGCTCAGCTGACCATGCCCTACCTGGCGGGCTTCGTGGGGCCCGGCCACCAGGTGACCCTCGTCGACGAATACAACGACACCGTCGATCTCGAGGGCCGGTGGGATCTCGTGGCGATCACCTGCAACACGCCCAACGCCCGGCACGTCTACCAGCTCTCGGCGGAGCTCCGGTCACGCGGCAGCACGGTGGTCCTCGGTGGGCCGCACGTGTCGCTGCTCCCCGACGAGGCGGCCGAGCACGCCGACGCCATCGTGGTCGGTGAGGCCGAGCATACCTGGCCCGAGCTCCTCCGCGACGCAGAGCGGGGTCGGCTCGCCCGGATCTACCGCTCGGAAGAGGCTCCCTCGCTCGAGGGTCTCCCCATCGCCCGGAGGGACCTGATCCGCCGGCGCCCCCTCCTCGGTTGCACGATCATCGCGACGAGGGGGTGCCCCCACCGGTGCCGGTACTGCAACCTGCGCCAGATCTACCACGACGCCCTGCGCTTCCGTCCGGTCGCCGAGGTCGTCGAGGAGGTGCGCGGGTTCCGCTCGCCCTTCTTCGCCTTCTGGGACGACCAGCTCTTCATGAATCGCACCTATGCGCAGCGTCTCTTCCAGGCGCTCGAGGGGCTCGGGCGCCGCTGGGCAGCGATGGTCACTCCGGCTAGCGCGCAGGACGACCAACTGCTGGCGGCGGCGGCCCGGGCCGGCTGCAGCTGCCTCTTCCTCGGGCTCGAGTCCATCTCGACCGGCAGCCTGAAGGGCGTGGGCAAGGGCTTCAACCGGGTCGTCGACTATGGTGACATCGTCGGACGCATCCACCGTCACGGCCTCCTCGCGCAGGCCGGGATCGTGTTCGGTTTCGACGGGGACGATCCTGGCATCTTCGAGAGGACGCTGGATGAGGCCCGCCGGATCGGGATCGATGGGGCGACGGTGAGCATCCTCACGCCCTTCCCCGGGAGCCCGCTCTTCGAGGAGCTCGAGAGCGAGGGGCGCCTGCTCACGCACGACTGGAGCTACTTCAACGGGAAGACGGCGGTCACCTTCCGGCCCCGGAGGATGGACCCCGCCCAGCTCTGGGAGGGGTACCGGTGGTTCCGTCGGCGCTTCTTCTCCCGCCGGGAGATCCTGCGCCGCTGCCGTCGCTCGGGGGTGAGCCCCCTGACGTCCCTGGCGCTCAACTGGGGCTACCGGCGGACCCTCACCAGCGAGATCCCCGGCCACCCCCTCCCCGGCTCCGCGCCTCGGCCGAGGGGAGAGGGGAAAACGGAGCTCGGGTGA
- a CDS encoding NUDIX hydrolase has product MIEGHRNPVPTVDVIIELGAERKIVLIERKNEPHGWAIPGGFVDYGERLPDAARREAKEETGLTVELECLLGVYSDPARDPRLHTVSAVYVGRAEGEPVADDDAASLALFPAEALPAQLCFDHRQILDDYLAWRERGELPRP; this is encoded by the coding sequence ATGATCGAAGGACATCGGAACCCGGTCCCCACGGTGGACGTGATCATCGAGCTCGGCGCCGAGCGGAAGATCGTGCTCATCGAGCGCAAGAACGAGCCCCACGGCTGGGCGATCCCCGGCGGCTTCGTCGACTACGGCGAGCGGCTGCCCGACGCCGCCCGGCGGGAGGCGAAGGAGGAGACGGGGCTCACCGTCGAGCTCGAGTGCCTGCTGGGGGTCTACTCCGATCCCGCCCGCGACCCCCGCCTCCACACCGTCAGCGCGGTCTACGTCGGCCGGGCCGAGGGCGAGCCGGTGGCCGACGACGACGCGGCCTCCCTCGCGCTCTTCCCGGCCGAGGCGCTGCCCGCCCAGCTCTGCTTCGACCATCGGCAGATCCTCGACGACTACCTCGCCTGGCGCGAGCGGGGGGAGCTGCCTCGGCCATGA
- a CDS encoding fumarate hydratase: protein MPEFHYQDPFPLAKDETEYRKLEGSEKYVSVVDFDGQEIVKVDPEALTVLANTAMRDVSFQLRPAHNESVAKILSDPEASSNDKGVAIAFLRNAEIAANFELPICQDTGTATIIAKKGQQIWTGVKDEEFLSKGVFKTYTEENLRYSQTVALDMYTEKNTGTNLPAQIDIAATEGDAYKFLFMAKGGGSANKSMLYQKTKALLNPESLEAFLVEQMKYLGTAACPPYHIAFVIGGNSADANLKAVKLASTKELDGLPTTGNEHGRAFRDIELEQRLLKAAYGLGIGAQFGGKYFAHDVRVIRLPRHGASCPVGMAVSCSADRNVKAKITRDGLFIEQLDTNPARLIPEEYRGKHGHGTPIDLDRPMSEILAELDKLKVGDALLLSGTIVVGRDIAHAKFKALLDEGKPLPDYLKNHPIYYAGPAKTPKGKASGSFGPTTANRMDSYVDLLQSKGGSMVMIAKGNRSAQVTEACQKHGGFYLGSIGGPAAVLAEENIKKVECIDYPELGMEAVWKIEVVDFPAFILVDNKGNDFFKKLGL, encoded by the coding sequence ATGCCCGAGTTCCACTACCAGGACCCCTTCCCGCTGGCCAAGGACGAGACCGAGTATCGCAAGCTCGAGGGCTCGGAGAAGTACGTCTCGGTCGTCGACTTCGACGGCCAGGAGATCGTGAAGGTCGACCCCGAGGCGCTGACCGTGCTCGCCAACACCGCGATGCGCGACGTCTCGTTCCAGCTGCGCCCCGCCCACAACGAGTCGGTGGCGAAGATCCTGAGCGATCCCGAGGCGTCGAGCAACGACAAGGGCGTGGCCATCGCGTTCCTGCGCAACGCCGAGATCGCCGCCAACTTCGAGCTGCCCATCTGCCAGGACACCGGCACCGCCACGATCATCGCCAAGAAGGGACAGCAGATCTGGACCGGCGTGAAGGACGAGGAGTTCCTCTCGAAGGGGGTCTTCAAGACCTACACCGAGGAGAACCTGCGCTACAGCCAGACCGTGGCGCTGGACATGTACACGGAGAAGAACACCGGCACGAACCTCCCGGCCCAGATCGACATCGCGGCCACCGAGGGGGACGCCTACAAGTTCCTCTTCATGGCCAAGGGCGGCGGCTCGGCCAACAAGAGCATGCTCTACCAGAAGACCAAGGCGCTCCTGAACCCGGAGTCGCTCGAGGCCTTCCTGGTCGAGCAGATGAAGTACCTGGGCACCGCCGCCTGCCCGCCCTACCACATCGCCTTCGTCATCGGCGGTAACTCGGCCGACGCCAACCTCAAGGCCGTGAAGCTCGCGAGCACGAAGGAGCTCGACGGCCTGCCGACGACCGGCAACGAGCACGGCCGGGCCTTCCGGGACATCGAGCTCGAGCAGCGCCTGCTGAAGGCCGCCTATGGGCTGGGCATCGGCGCGCAGTTCGGCGGGAAGTACTTCGCCCACGACGTGCGAGTCATCCGCCTGCCGCGCCACGGCGCCTCCTGCCCGGTGGGGATGGCGGTCTCCTGCTCGGCCGACCGCAACGTGAAGGCCAAGATCACCCGGGACGGCCTCTTCATCGAGCAGCTCGACACCAACCCGGCCCGCCTGATCCCCGAGGAGTACCGGGGCAAGCACGGCCACGGCACCCCCATCGATCTCGACCGGCCGATGAGCGAGATCCTGGCCGAGCTCGACAAGCTCAAGGTCGGTGACGCCCTGCTCCTCTCGGGGACCATCGTCGTGGGCCGCGACATCGCCCACGCGAAGTTCAAGGCGCTCCTCGACGAGGGCAAGCCGCTGCCCGACTACCTGAAGAACCACCCGATCTACTACGCCGGCCCCGCCAAGACGCCGAAGGGCAAGGCCTCGGGCTCCTTCGGGCCGACCACCGCCAACCGCATGGACTCCTATGTCGACCTGCTGCAGTCGAAGGGCGGCTCGATGGTGATGATCGCCAAGGGCAACCGCTCGGCGCAGGTCACCGAGGCCTGCCAGAAGCACGGCGGCTTCTACCTCGGCTCGATCGGCGGCCCGGCCGCGGTCCTCGCCGAGGAGAACATCAAGAAGGTCGAGTGCATCGACTACCCCGAGCTCGGCATGGAGGCCGTCTGGAAGATCGAGGTCGTCGACTTCCCGGCCTTCATCCTGGTCGACAAC
- a CDS encoding GNAT family N-acetyltransferase — MSIEIREMTLEDLPEVYDLGERVFTAEAWPSLHRTWDEFDLALAFASDSESCLVAENEKGRIVGFVLGTLLEKRGGPWAYGWLTWIAVRPRSRKERVGRRLLDALTEIFIEQGARMMLVDTDPDNVTAVRFFEDAGFGNPQAHVYLSRNLKTHPSYARRRAEKEQKGARRGRKPPR, encoded by the coding sequence ATGTCCATCGAGATCCGCGAGATGACCCTGGAGGACTTGCCCGAGGTCTACGACCTCGGCGAGCGCGTGTTCACCGCCGAGGCCTGGCCGAGCCTGCACCGGACCTGGGACGAGTTCGATCTGGCCCTGGCCTTCGCCTCGGACTCCGAGAGCTGCCTGGTCGCCGAGAACGAGAAGGGCCGCATCGTGGGCTTCGTGCTGGGCACCCTCCTCGAGAAGCGGGGAGGCCCCTGGGCCTACGGCTGGCTCACCTGGATCGCCGTCCGGCCGCGCAGCCGCAAGGAGCGAGTGGGCCGCCGCCTCCTCGACGCGCTCACCGAGATCTTCATCGAGCAGGGCGCCCGGATGATGCTCGTCGACACCGATCCCGACAACGTCACGGCGGTGCGCTTCTTCGAGGACGCCGGCTTCGGCAACCCCCAGGCCCACGTCTACCTCTCCCGGAACCTCAAGACCCACCCCTCCTACGCCCGCCGGCGCGCGGAGAAGGAGCAGAAAGGGGCCCGGAGGGGCAGGAAGCCCCCTCGATGA
- a CDS encoding DUF2807 domain-containing protein, producing MNTNPLEVAMRLLTTLLTLTALLTSGCVVLNGDGHPIEELRPLPTFTALENRSFLEVSLEKGPGGEARVRCDSNLLGHLETFVEGDTFVIQMEPGFTVGRHSGCTLEVATPRLSSVTSMGSGNVSVCGAHPDFRRAASTGSGDLEICGVEGDRIEVSSSGSGEVFIGELIAPEVVIFHSGSGGVRIEGSTDELRVDSSGSGATETFALPCRTARVQATGSGTVEVSASESVSGNLTGSGDLRVRGGATVQVGTSGSGRVIHE from the coding sequence GTGAACACCAACCCCCTGGAGGTCGCCATGCGCCTGCTCACCACCCTGCTCACCCTGACCGCTCTGCTCACCTCTGGCTGCGTCGTCCTCAACGGCGACGGTCACCCGATCGAGGAGCTCCGTCCCCTGCCGACCTTCACCGCCCTGGAGAACCGCTCCTTCCTGGAGGTGAGCCTCGAGAAGGGGCCCGGCGGCGAGGCCCGCGTCCGCTGCGACAGCAACCTGCTCGGGCACCTCGAGACCTTCGTCGAGGGTGACACCTTCGTCATCCAGATGGAGCCGGGCTTCACGGTCGGCCGCCACTCGGGCTGCACCCTCGAGGTCGCCACCCCCCGCCTCTCCTCGGTCACCTCCATGGGCTCCGGGAACGTCTCGGTCTGCGGTGCCCACCCCGACTTCCGGCGGGCCGCCTCGACCGGCAGCGGCGACCTGGAGATCTGTGGCGTCGAGGGCGACCGGATCGAGGTCTCCTCCAGCGGCTCCGGGGAGGTCTTCATCGGCGAGCTGATCGCTCCCGAGGTCGTGATCTTCCACTCGGGCTCCGGTGGCGTCCGCATCGAGGGCAGCACCGACGAGCTCCGGGTGGACAGCTCGGGCTCGGGCGCAACCGAGACCTTCGCGCTGCCCTGCCGGACGGCGCGGGTCCAGGCCACCGGCTCGGGCACCGTCGAGGTGAGCGCCTCCGAGTCCGTCAGCGGCAACCTCACCGGCTCCGGCGACCTGCGCGTGCGCGGCGGCGCCACGGTGCAGGTTGGCACTTCCGGCTCCGGCCGGGTGATCCACGAGTAG
- a CDS encoding NAD(P)/FAD-dependent oxidoreductase — MSQLPPRTDVIVIGAGASGLMCALTAGYRGRSVLLLEHTTKVGRKLLISGGGRCNFTHLHSTPEHFLSENPHFCRSALSRFGPRDFLEMVERHGIAHHEKAPGQLFCDGSAREILEMLLTEAGWAGVRIETGVTIGAVAARSPGFRVETSRGAVEAEAVVVATGGLSIPKAGATGFAYDLAQSFGLRLVERRAALVPFTLPPELLEPLQELSGVSQPARIRCAGRSFEESLLFTHRGLSGPAVLQISSFWTPGSEVEIDLLPGADLAADLRRLRDEHPRWSLERCLGEGMSKRLARALCAHWSLTGEVGQQSNARLEAVAAAFQRWRLLPAGTEGYRSAEVTRGGIDTDELSQRTFEAKKVPGLHLIGECVDVTGQLGGHNLQWAWSSGHCCGQAC; from the coding sequence ATGAGCCAGCTTCCCCCCAGGACGGATGTGATCGTGATCGGCGCGGGCGCCTCGGGCCTGATGTGCGCCCTCACCGCCGGCTACCGGGGCCGCTCGGTCCTGCTCCTGGAGCACACCACGAAGGTGGGGAGGAAGCTGCTGATCTCGGGGGGCGGGCGCTGCAACTTCACCCACCTCCACTCGACGCCGGAGCACTTCCTCTCCGAGAACCCCCACTTCTGCCGCTCGGCCCTCTCCCGCTTCGGTCCCCGGGACTTCCTGGAGATGGTGGAGCGCCACGGCATCGCCCACCACGAGAAGGCGCCCGGGCAGCTCTTCTGCGACGGCTCCGCCCGCGAGATCCTGGAGATGCTCCTCACCGAGGCCGGCTGGGCCGGGGTCCGGATCGAGACCGGGGTCACCATCGGCGCGGTCGCGGCGCGCAGCCCCGGTTTCCGGGTGGAGACCTCCCGGGGCGCCGTGGAGGCCGAGGCGGTGGTGGTGGCCACCGGGGGGCTCTCGATCCCGAAGGCCGGCGCGACCGGCTTCGCCTACGACCTGGCGCAGAGCTTCGGCCTGCGCCTGGTCGAGCGGCGCGCGGCCCTCGTGCCCTTCACCCTGCCCCCCGAGCTGCTCGAGCCCCTGCAGGAGCTCTCGGGGGTCTCCCAGCCGGCGAGGATCCGCTGCGCCGGCCGGAGCTTCGAGGAGAGCCTCCTCTTCACCCACCGGGGCCTCTCCGGACCGGCGGTGCTGCAGATCAGCTCCTTCTGGACCCCGGGCAGCGAGGTGGAGATCGACCTGCTCCCCGGGGCGGACCTCGCGGCCGACCTGAGGCGCCTGCGCGACGAGCACCCCCGCTGGAGCCTCGAGCGCTGCCTCGGAGAGGGGATGAGCAAGCGCCTGGCGCGGGCCCTCTGTGCCCACTGGAGCCTCACGGGTGAGGTGGGTCAACAGAGCAACGCCCGGCTGGAGGCGGTCGCGGCCGCCTTCCAGCGCTGGAGGCTCCTGCCGGCGGGCACCGAGGGCTACCGCAGCGCCGAGGTCACCCGGGGCGGCATCGACACCGACGAGCTCTCCCAGAGGACCTTCGAGGCGAAGAAGGTCCCGGGCCTCCACCTCATCGGCGAGTGCGTCGACGTGACCGGGCAGCTGGGCGGCCACAACCTGCAGTGGGCCTGGTCGAGCGGGCACTGCTGCGGGCAGGCCTGCTGA
- a CDS encoding M28 family peptidase: MDFDREQMRRWILQQIGLGPRRAGSPAGRTNEDLLMATLGSLGLERVRREPIPVVHSKAERWGLEVGANDEKLSLKGFPIPFTAFTPDTGVSGRLVFADRHKLFQRGDWRGAIVVAEIGFPELDVAMLLKIASGVHDPDDSLAEVKHPATWVRLGWHLYHLAARKGAAGFVGVLVDQPGGSAEMYAPYGFREADILDKPLPGLWIGRAEGAALIEAARAGAAAKLTLTGKREEALTHNLVAEVPGQSGETIVLSCHHDAPFVSPVEDASGVAVVLALAGHFAKSRDLKRRLVILLSAGHFYGSIGTRTFIEKHREDLLPDVVLEISIEHIAREAIENKRGTLVDSGKPEATGVFVPFNRAVTDAVMQAMASRELSRVVALPAEGPLGDYPPTDGGDWWEAGVPVINCISNPVYLLTNDDNIRWVDEERLTRMAAAFADILRKVDAMPREEIAKVDSKTRRLFMKALKVFSRAKTTAFGLKPVY; this comes from the coding sequence ATGGACTTCGACCGGGAGCAGATGCGGCGCTGGATCCTCCAGCAGATCGGGCTCGGGCCCCGCCGGGCCGGCAGCCCCGCGGGACGCACCAACGAGGACCTGCTGATGGCCACCCTCGGCAGCCTCGGCCTGGAGCGGGTCCGGCGGGAGCCGATCCCGGTCGTCCACTCCAAGGCGGAGCGCTGGGGCCTGGAGGTGGGCGCCAACGACGAGAAGCTCTCCCTGAAGGGCTTCCCCATCCCCTTCACCGCCTTCACCCCCGACACCGGCGTCAGCGGTCGGCTGGTCTTCGCCGACCGGCACAAGCTCTTCCAGCGGGGCGACTGGCGAGGCGCCATCGTGGTGGCCGAGATCGGCTTCCCCGAGCTCGACGTGGCGATGCTCCTGAAGATCGCCTCGGGCGTCCACGACCCGGACGACAGCTTGGCCGAGGTGAAGCACCCCGCCACCTGGGTGCGGCTGGGCTGGCACCTCTACCACCTGGCTGCCCGCAAGGGCGCCGCCGGCTTCGTGGGCGTGCTGGTCGACCAGCCGGGGGGCAGCGCCGAGATGTACGCCCCCTACGGCTTCCGGGAGGCGGACATCCTCGACAAGCCGCTGCCCGGCCTCTGGATCGGGCGGGCGGAGGGCGCCGCGCTCATCGAGGCCGCCCGCGCCGGCGCCGCGGCGAAGCTCACCCTCACCGGCAAGCGGGAGGAGGCCCTCACCCACAACCTGGTGGCCGAGGTCCCGGGGCAGAGCGGGGAGACCATCGTCCTCTCCTGTCACCACGACGCCCCCTTCGTCTCCCCGGTGGAGGACGCCAGCGGCGTGGCGGTGGTGCTGGCGCTGGCCGGGCACTTCGCGAAGTCTCGCGATCTGAAGCGCCGGCTGGTGATCCTGCTCTCGGCCGGGCACTTCTACGGCTCGATCGGCACCCGGACCTTCATCGAGAAGCACCGCGAGGACCTCCTGCCGGACGTGGTGCTGGAGATCAGCATCGAGCACATCGCCCGGGAGGCGATCGAGAACAAGCGGGGCACCCTGGTGGACAGCGGCAAGCCGGAGGCCACCGGGGTCTTCGTGCCCTTCAACCGGGCGGTCACCGACGCGGTGATGCAGGCCATGGCGTCCCGGGAGCTCTCCCGGGTCGTGGCGCTGCCCGCCGAGGGACCGCTGGGCGACTACCCGCCCACCGACGGCGGTGACTGGTGGGAGGCGGGGGTGCCGGTGATCAACTGCATCAGCAACCCCGTCTACCTGTTGACCAACGACGACAACATCCGCTGGGTCGACGAGGAGCGCCTGACCCGGATGGCCGCGGCCTTCGCCGACATCCTCCGCAAGGTCGACGCGATGCCCCGGGAGGAGATCGCGAAGGTCGACTCGAAGACCCGCCGGCTCTTCATGAAGGCCCTGAAGGTCTTCAGCCGGGCGAAGACGACGGCCTTCGGGCTCAAGCCGGTCTACTGA
- a CDS encoding M20/M25/M40 family metallo-hydrolase produces MNEPWRAVDPGRVEHLLEAALRVEGPSGAEGPTVDLFEAALRSIGAPVRRQPVTPGRSNLLVRLGARPARIALVGHLDTIDPEEPREVRREGDLLWGLGAADMRSGCVAMVEALRCLLAAGLPGEDQGGVLLALLVGEEESGDGAEALLRAGELDAPLTVIGEPTSLLPCPGHYGFLELTLVGQGTRAHAAVPEEGANAIHATVDWVREILRLTSTIEGAGVNVRRISGGGELFVVADGCEAVLDLHLPPGIDDGPLRARIEEARRRVLADHPGCSLEESEVFWAGGWPTSEGDARLEVLRQALAALGRPPELGAFRSHSDGPVLFEAGTLPVICGPGALEVAHRPDEHVSLSETVEAARLYAALLAG; encoded by the coding sequence ATGAACGAACCCTGGAGAGCGGTCGATCCGGGGAGGGTCGAGCACCTCCTGGAGGCCGCCCTGCGGGTGGAGGGCCCCAGCGGCGCCGAGGGGCCCACGGTCGATCTCTTCGAGGCGGCGCTGCGGAGCATCGGCGCGCCGGTGCGGCGCCAGCCGGTGACCCCCGGCCGCTCCAACCTGCTGGTGCGGCTCGGCGCCCGCCCTGCCCGCATCGCCCTGGTGGGTCACCTCGACACCATCGATCCCGAGGAGCCCCGCGAGGTGCGGCGCGAGGGCGATCTGCTCTGGGGCCTCGGCGCGGCCGACATGCGCTCGGGCTGCGTGGCGATGGTCGAGGCGCTGCGCTGCCTCCTGGCCGCCGGCCTGCCGGGCGAGGATCAGGGCGGCGTGCTGCTCGCCCTCCTCGTCGGCGAGGAGGAGAGCGGGGACGGCGCCGAGGCCCTCCTGCGGGCCGGGGAGCTCGACGCCCCCCTCACCGTGATCGGAGAGCCGACCAGCCTCCTGCCCTGCCCCGGCCACTACGGCTTCCTGGAGCTGACCCTGGTGGGTCAGGGCACCCGGGCCCACGCCGCGGTCCCCGAGGAGGGCGCCAACGCCATCCACGCCACGGTGGACTGGGTGCGGGAGATCCTCCGGCTCACCTCCACCATCGAGGGCGCCGGGGTGAACGTCCGGCGCATCTCCGGTGGCGGCGAGCTCTTCGTGGTGGCCGACGGCTGCGAGGCCGTGCTCGACCTCCACCTGCCGCCGGGGATCGACGACGGCCCGCTGCGCGCCCGGATCGAGGAGGCCCGGCGCAGGGTCCTCGCCGATCACCCGGGCTGCTCGCTCGAGGAGTCCGAGGTCTTCTGGGCCGGCGGCTGGCCCACCAGCGAAGGAGACGCCCGCCTCGAGGTCCTGCGCCAGGCCCTCGCCGCGCTCGGGCGGCCCCCGGAGCTCGGGGCGTTCCGCTCCCACTCCGATGGCCCGGTCCTCTTCGAGGCCGGCACCCTCCCGGTCATCTGCGGCCCCGGAGCCCTGGAGGTCGCCCACCGCCCCGACGAGCACGTCTCGCTCTCCGAGACCGTCGAGGCCGCGCGGCTCTACGCGGCTCTGCTCGCCGGCTGA